A window of Candidatus Methylomirabilota bacterium contains these coding sequences:
- a CDS encoding TRAP transporter small permease, with translation MARALGKALDAWFRLLQLLVTALLAFMIVPVTLQIVSRYTGLIPRYIWTEEAARFCFIWIIMLGAMIAVREGTHFEVDVLPAPKSARGEAVQRLIVILLMLVVALVFVGYGWRYAQFGYTQTSELTGINLVFIHGAYLVAGLTWVAFLGERIVAAVAVLKGDESALARLRGNPDVAR, from the coding sequence GTGGCCCGGGCCCTCGGCAAGGCGCTGGACGCGTGGTTCCGCCTGCTCCAGCTCCTCGTGACCGCGCTGCTGGCCTTCATGATCGTCCCCGTGACGCTGCAGATCGTGTCGCGCTACACGGGGCTGATCCCGCGCTACATCTGGACGGAAGAAGCGGCGCGGTTCTGCTTCATCTGGATCATCATGCTGGGGGCGATGATCGCGGTTCGCGAGGGCACGCACTTCGAGGTGGACGTGCTGCCCGCGCCGAAGAGCGCCCGGGGCGAGGCCGTGCAGCGGCTGATCGTCATCCTGCTCATGCTGGTCGTGGCCCTCGTCTTCGTGGGCTACGGCTGGCGCTACGCGCAGTTCGGCTACACGCAGACCTCCGAGCTAACCGGCATCAACCTCGTCTTCATCCACGGCGCCTACCTGGTGGCCGGGCTCACCTGGGTCGCCTTCCTCGGCGAGCGCATCGTGGCCGCGGTGGCCGTGCTCAAGGGCGACGAGTCCGCGCTCGCGCGGCTCAGGGGGAATCCCGATGTCGCCCGGTGA